The Montipora capricornis isolate CH-2021 chromosome 6, ASM3666992v2, whole genome shotgun sequence genome has a window encoding:
- the LOC138051006 gene encoding uncharacterized protein, producing the protein MKIPYWRINAIRAYRLLWNGMLQCMWTTRAMIAAKIHQGVTRERILANIRESVGETFCRQQLLERQDLANLERAKESKRPMLYFQ; encoded by the exons ATGAAAATTCCATATTGGAGAATAAATGCCATAAGGGCGTACAGGCTATTGTGGAATGGGATGTTACAG TGCATGTGGACCACAAGGG CAATGATTGCTGCCAAGATCCACCAAGGTGTTACAAGGGAGAGAATCCTAGCTAATATACGGGAAAGTGTTGGTGAAACCTTCTGTAGACAACAATTACTTGAAAGACAAGACTTGGCAAACTTGGAGAGAGCAAAGGAAAGCAAAAGGCCAATGTTGTACTTCCAATAA